A section of the Salminus brasiliensis chromosome 10, fSalBra1.hap2, whole genome shotgun sequence genome encodes:
- the LOC140564008 gene encoding fatty acid-binding protein, brain codes for MVDSFCATWKLVDSQNFDEYMKALGVGFATRQVGNVTKPTIVISQEGDKVVVKTLSTFKNTEISFKLGEEFDETTADDRNVKSTVTLDGDKLVHIQKWDGKETKFVREIKDGKLVMTLTFEGIQAVRTYEKA; via the exons ATGGTTGACTCCTTCTGCGCCACCTGGAAACTCGTAGACAGCCAGAACTTTGATGAGTACATGAAAGCTTTGG GTGTTGGCTTCGCCACCAGGCAGGTGGGCAATGTCACCAAGCCCACCATCGTCATCAGCCAAGAAGGAGACAAGGTTGTGGTCAAAACACTGAGCACCTTCAAGAACACCGAGATCTCCTTCAAGCTGGGAGAGGAGTTCGACGAGACCACCGCGGATGACAGGAACGTTAAG TCCACAGTAACCTTGGACGGAGACAAACTCGTGCACATCCAGAAGTGGGACGGGAAAGAGACCAAGTTTGTCAGAGAAATCAAGGATGGAAAACTGGTCATG ACCCTGACCTTTGAGGGCATCCAGGCAGTCCGTACCTACGAGAAAGCGTAA